The Sediminicola sp. YIK13 genomic sequence GGTATTTCGAGGAACAGATTGGGGTTTTTTTGTGCTTCCTCGGTGGGATAACATTCCGGACCTAAGAATGAATCGTTTTGGGCATTGATTACCAAGGCAGGGATAACAATATTATCTAACAGAGGCAGACAGCTACATTTTTTGTAATAGTCCAGGGCATCTTTAAAGCCGTGGGCCCTGCTGGTATAGATATCGTCAAAATCCTTTAGGGTCTTGATATTTTGAATATCGGCGGTGGTGATTTTCTTGGGAAACAGTTCTTGTTTTAGCACCAACTTTTCAATTAAGTGTTTTTTAAAACGCTTGGCATAAAGAAAATTTCTAGGTTTCAAAAGCTCCTTTAAAGAACTGTGCAGATCACAAGGGACGGAAACGGCAATGGTAGCTTTTAACTCCTTTGGGAGATCCCTGCCCTTTTCTCCCAAATATCGCAGTGCCAGATTGCCTCCCAGACTAAAACCCTTTAAAATTATGGCAGTGTATATCTGCTTAGATACCACATGACTCACAATGGCTTCCAAGTCCTCTGTGGCACCGGAATGATAGGACCTAAACAAGCGGTTGGTTTCCCCACTACAGCCCCTATAGTTTACGGCACATACATCAAAACCATCATTGTTCAAAGCTTTGGCGCTTCCGGTCATATAGGGCCTTTGGGCATTTCCTTCCAATCCGTGGAGCAATATGGCAACCTTGTCAGTTTTTTCAGCAGCAAAACTCCAATCTAAATCCAAAAAATCCCCATCAGGCAAGGTAATCCTTTCCCTTCGCTGTACTATTCCGTCTATTTTACGGAGTACACCCGCATAAATAGTAGCTAAATCTCCGCTTTTGAATAAAAAGGAAGGCTGATATTTTGAAGGGATTATGGGCATATATCTATCTTATATTAATAGTAGAGTATACGTTATTTGGGATAAACTTCCAACAGTTTTATCTGTTCGTCTATAGCCTCCTTAAATTCTGTTTTGAGCCTATTGACCAGTTCTTCAACTGAAATGGTGTCATCTATGGTAGCAACCCCTTGGCCTGCTGACCAGATGGTTTTCCATGCTTTTGCTTCTGTATCCAGTTCCTTGCCAAAATCTACCTTCGTGTCTTTTTTCAAATCTTCTTGTGTAATCCCAGCAGCCTTTAGGCTGTCACCAAGAAAATTGGCATGGACCCCAGAAATAGCAGCGGTATAAACTACATCGCTAGCGGTAGAATCCTCTATCATTTTTTGATATTTATCATTGGCCATACTTTCTGAGGTGTTGATAAATCGTGTCCCCATATAGGCCAAATCGGCTCCCATTTGCATTGCAGAAGCAATATCCCGCCCCGTGCTGATGCATCCGGAGAGGATGATGGTCTTGTGATAGAATCGTTTTATTTCCGCTACCAAGGTCATAGGGTTGATGGTACCCGCATGTCCGCCTGCACCGGCAGCGACAAGAATTAACCCATCTACACCTGCCTCAGCAGCTTTCTCCGCATGTCTTTTCTTGATCACATCGTGAAATACGAGTCCGCCGTATCCATGGATGGCTTCCACCACTTGGGATACTGCCCCCAAAGAGGTGATAATTAACGGCACTTTGTGTTTGATGCACAGCATAAGATCCGCTTGTAATCTTGGATTGGTCTGGTGCACTATAAGGTTCACCCCAAACGGAGCAGGTTTTTTACCTGTTTCTTTTTCAAATTGCTCCAGTGCAGATTTTATTTGAATCAGCCATTCTTCGAAACCTTCACTAGTACGTTGGTTAAGGGCAGGAAATGTACCTACAATGCCATTTTTACAGCATTCGATAACCAATTCTGGGCCTGATATTAAAAACATTGGAGCAGCAATAACCGGAAGTGCTAGATCCTTGATAAAGGGAGCTTTAGATTTCATGTTCAATCTGTTTAAAGAGTCTTAAATGTAACTATAATTGTTAATTTATTGTCTTGGAGGAGCCCTCCTTTTCAAAACTATGGTATTTTTACAATTATTATGCATGCATAGCAAAAAAATATTCATAAAAATATGTATTTAAAAGAGTTTGAAATTCGTTGGAGTGATATTGATGCCAATAGGCATTTGGGAAATACCGCTTACGTCAATTATATGAGCCATACCCGTATGGCCTTTCTTAATGAACTTGGCTTTAATCAAAAATCTATGGCCGAACATCATATTGGCCCTGTAGTTTTTTATGAACATATGTACTATTTTAAAGAGGTTTTTCCTGGTAAACCTGTAAAAGTGTCCTTAGAATTGGTGGGGATGAGTGAAGATGGTATGTTCTTCGAATTCCACCATAACTTCTATGACGGTAAGGGAAGAAATTTTGCGCATTGTGAAATGATGGGGGCATGGATAGATATGAACACTAGGGCATTGACAGGACTGGGCAATGAGTTCCTGGAAAATTTTAATGCTGTAGAAAAGTCGCCGGAATTCAGAACCCTGACCAAGGAAGATACGCGTAAATTCGCGAAAAAGCCTAAAGACCTGGTTTAGGCTTTTTTGTGGCCAAATATACTCCGATCAAGACAAAGCCAATGGCGAATGTTTTGATCATTGTTAGGTAATCCTTACCTGCGATCAATGCAAAAAGAATTCCTATTAGTGGCTGTATATAAACGAATGCCCCTAAGGTAGATGCCTTTAGTTGTTTCAGTGCATATATATTGAACAAGTAGGTGAGAAAAGTGGTGCCTATGACAACGAAGGCTATGACTCCATAAACTTCCAAGGGCATCTGGGACCATTCGATTTCACTGAATTCTAAAAATGTTATGGGTAGGTTGATGATTACCGCAACGGTGAACAGCCATTTCATTAATGTAAAAGGGTGGTATTTTTCTATGAGGCTTTTGGCAACGATCAAATAGGCGCCATAACTGGTTGCATTTAATATAAAAAGGGCGTTCCCCAGCGGAATATTGGGCGCATCTTGGCGTATTTCGGCTCCAAAAAGAACAAGTGCCAAGGCTCCTATAAATCCTAGGAACACTCCTGATCCTTTTAATAGTGTAATTCTTTCCTTGATCAGAAGTGCGGAAAGTATGACCACAATGATTGGGGTAATGGTGACCAATACGGCACTATTGATGGGTGTGGACAGGTCCAATCCTTTAAAAAAGGCCAACATATTAATGACCATTCCCAGAATGGCACAGACCAAAACCCGCAGCCAATCCCTACGTGCTATTTTTTCTTTGGGACCAAAAAAGGAGATGCCCCAAAAAAGTATTGCGGCCCCCGTCACCCTGATGAAAATAAATCCGAATGGTTTTACATAGGTAGGCATTACGCCTTTGGCAATGGTATGGTTAATGCCATATATGATGGTGGCTCCAATGGCCGCCAAAATGGCAAGGGTTCTTTTGCTCAAGAATGGAGAACATCTTTGGCAGCCGCTATCTCTTTTTTGCCATTGCCTATAAATAGTTGATTATCTATTAGAATCACTGGCCTTTTTAAAAAGGTATAATGTTCCAATATCAGACCTTTATAATCTTCCTCCTTAAGATCTTTACTTCCCAGGCCTTTTTCTTTGTACATCCTCGCCCTTTTACTGAACAGACTTTCATAACTACCCGACAAAAGTTTCATTTCTTCCAATTGTGCAGGGGTAATAGCTTCTGATTTTATATCCTGCAGCTCTACATCATCTAGAGGTTGTAGCTCCTTCAGTATTCTCTTGCAAGTATCACAGGTGC encodes the following:
- a CDS encoding YheT family hydrolase, translated to MPIIPSKYQPSFLFKSGDLATIYAGVLRKIDGIVQRRERITLPDGDFLDLDWSFAAEKTDKVAILLHGLEGNAQRPYMTGSAKALNNDGFDVCAVNYRGCSGETNRLFRSYHSGATEDLEAIVSHVVSKQIYTAIILKGFSLGGNLALRYLGEKGRDLPKELKATIAVSVPCDLHSSLKELLKPRNFLYAKRFKKHLIEKLVLKQELFPKKITTADIQNIKTLKDFDDIYTSRAHGFKDALDYYKKCSCLPLLDNIVIPALVINAQNDSFLGPECYPTEEAQKNPNLFLEIPKFGGHVGFYASDNITYTEKRTTIFLEEVL
- a CDS encoding NAD(P)H-dependent flavin oxidoreductase, with the translated sequence MKSKAPFIKDLALPVIAAPMFLISGPELVIECCKNGIVGTFPALNQRTSEGFEEWLIQIKSALEQFEKETGKKPAPFGVNLIVHQTNPRLQADLMLCIKHKVPLIITSLGAVSQVVEAIHGYGGLVFHDVIKKRHAEKAAEAGVDGLILVAAGAGGHAGTINPMTLVAEIKRFYHKTIILSGCISTGRDIASAMQMGADLAYMGTRFINTSESMANDKYQKMIEDSTASDVVYTAAISGVHANFLGDSLKAAGITQEDLKKDTKVDFGKELDTEAKAWKTIWSAGQGVATIDDTISVEELVNRLKTEFKEAIDEQIKLLEVYPK
- a CDS encoding acyl-CoA thioesterase, giving the protein MYLKEFEIRWSDIDANRHLGNTAYVNYMSHTRMAFLNELGFNQKSMAEHHIGPVVFYEHMYYFKEVFPGKPVKVSLELVGMSEDGMFFEFHHNFYDGKGRNFAHCEMMGAWIDMNTRALTGLGNEFLENFNAVEKSPEFRTLTKEDTRKFAKKPKDLV
- a CDS encoding DMT family transporter, encoding MSKRTLAILAAIGATIIYGINHTIAKGVMPTYVKPFGFIFIRVTGAAILFWGISFFGPKEKIARRDWLRVLVCAILGMVINMLAFFKGLDLSTPINSAVLVTITPIIVVILSALLIKERITLLKGSGVFLGFIGALALVLFGAEIRQDAPNIPLGNALFILNATSYGAYLIVAKSLIEKYHPFTLMKWLFTVAVIINLPITFLEFSEIEWSQMPLEVYGVIAFVVIGTTFLTYLFNIYALKQLKASTLGAFVYIQPLIGILFALIAGKDYLTMIKTFAIGFVLIGVYLATKKPKPGL
- a CDS encoding arsenate reductase family protein produces the protein MTKKIYHLSTCDTCKRILKELQPLDDVELQDIKSEAITPAQLEEMKLLSGSYESLFSKRARMYKEKGLGSKDLKEEDYKGLILEHYTFLKRPVILIDNQLFIGNGKKEIAAAKDVLHS